The following are encoded together in the Ictalurus punctatus breed USDA103 chromosome 1, Coco_2.0, whole genome shotgun sequence genome:
- the gstk1 gene encoding glutathione S-transferase kappa 1 (The RefSeq protein has 4 substitutions compared to this genomic sequence) produces the protein MSRKVIELFYDVVSPYSWLGFEVLCRYRNVWNMELKLRPAFLGGIMQASGNKPPAMVPNKGLYMAKDLNRLASYMNVPLRHPSDPFEVMFNKGSLPAMRFITAVAEKEKDGGRLLENVSREVWKRIWSTDQDICEPASLSEAGLKAGLSSSEVEELLGLSKSQPIKDKLKQTTQEAINYEAFGFPFVVCHIDGKPQVFFGSDRFELMAYCIGEKWLGPQPDKPTSNL, from the exons ATGTCAAGGAAAGTGATTGAGCTGTTTTACGACGTGGTTTCGCCCTATTCCTGGCTGGGATTTGAG GTGCTGTGTCGCTACAGAAATGTGTGGAACATGGAGCTCAAATTACGCCCCGCCTTTCTGGGCGGAATCATGCAGGCGTcag gtaACAAACCACCTGCAATGGTGCCAAATAAAGGTCTGTACATGGTGAAGGACTTGAACCGGCTGGCATCTTATATGAACATCCCTCTGCGTCACCCTTCTGACCCGTTTGAGGTCATGTTTAAtaaag GTTCTCTCCCTGCGATGCGCTTTATAACAGCTGtagcagagaaagagaaagatggcAATCGCCTTCTGGAGAACGTTTCTAGAGAAGTGTGGAAGCGAATCTGGAGCACGGATCAAGATATCTGTGAGCCAGCGTCTCTCTCTGAG GCAGGACTGAAGGCCGGTTTGTCCTCCAGCGAAGTGGAAGAACTGCTCGGCCTGTCCAAATCTCAGCCAATCAAAGACAAGTTGAAACAAACCACACAGGAAGCCATCAACTATGAG GCGTTCGGGTTTCCTCTCGTCGTTTGTCACATTGACGGAAAACCTCAGGTGTTCTTCGGATCGGACAGGTTCGAGCTCATGGCTTACTGCATCG GAGAGAAGTGGCTTGGTCCACAACCTGACAAGCCCACTTCAAATCTGTAA
- the LOC128629175 gene encoding uncharacterized protein LOC128629175 — MALRTGMVTYLKELQTEWERKVTYVRSTEQVLTRWKILKTSYYRAKKQNNPSGFPYFESMHDILGHRPLSNISESGLDIGFDEDEDAAEHLNSVEESVVGDEVSCLARQEEMNEYADEDTTSSGDTSGTRGKLFSHSTRCRPTQDTRLLSKKEESERHCDLSASAVNHADDEATK, encoded by the exons ATGGCCCTAAGAACAGGAATGGTGACATATTTAAAAGAGTTGCAGACAGAATGGGAGAGGAAGGTTACGTACGTACGTTCGACTGAACAAGTGCTCACCCGTTGGAAAATCCTAAAAACTAGCTATTATCGGGCGAAAAAACAGAATAACCCCAGTGGTTTCCCGTATTTTGAAAGTATGCATGACATACTCGGTCATCGACCTTTGTCCAACATTTCCGAGAGTGGATTGGACATTGGGTTTGACGAGGACGAGGATGCAGCGGAACACCTGAATTCAGTGGAGG AGAGTGTCGTTGGGGATGAAGTGAGTTGTCTAGCTCGCCAGGAGGAAATGAACGAGTATGCAGATGAAGATACCACATCATCAGGTGATACGTCTGGTACTCGAGGAAAGCTTTTCAGCCACAGCACCAGATGTCGACCCACCCAGGATACAAG GTTACTCTcgaagaaagaagaaagtgaGAGGCACTGTGATCTCTCAGCATCAGCAGTTAATCATGCAGATGATGAGGCAACAAAATGA
- the gstk1 gene encoding glutathione S-transferase kappa 1 isoform X1, with protein sequence MSRKVIELFYDVVSPYSWLGFEVLCRYRNVWNMELKLRPAFLGGIMQASGNKPPAMVPNKGLYMVKDLNRLASYMNIPLRHPSDPFEVMFNKGSLPAMRFITAVAEKEKDGNRLLENVSREVWKRIWSTDQDICEPASLSEAGLKAGLSSSEVEELLGLSKSQPIKDKLKQTTQEAINYEAFGFPLVVCHIDGKPQVFFGSDRFELMAYCIGEKWLGPQPDKPTSNL encoded by the exons ATGTCAAGGAAAGTGATTGAGCTGTTTTACGACGTGGTTTCGCCCTATTCCTGGCTGGGATTTGAG GTGCTGTGTCGCTACAGAAATGTGTGGAACATGGAGCTCAAATTACGCCCCGCCTTTCTGGGCGGAATCATGCAGGCGTcag gtaACAAACCACCTGCAATGGTGCCAAATAAAGGTCTGTACATGGTGAAGGACTTGAACCGGCTGGCATCTTATATGAACATCCCTCTGCGTCACCCTTCTGACCCGTTTGAGGTCATGTTTAAtaaag GTTCTCTCCCTGCGATGCGCTTTATAACAGCTGtagcagagaaagagaaagatggcAATCGCCTTCTGGAGAACGTTTCTAGAGAAGTGTGGAAGCGAATCTGGAGCACGGATCAAGATATCTGTGAGCCAGCGTCTCTCTCTGAG GCAGGACTGAAGGCCGGTTTGTCCTCCAGCGAAGTGGAAGAACTGCTCGGCCTGTCCAAATCTCAGCCAATCAAAGACAAGTTGAAACAAACCACACAGGAAGCCATCAACTATGAG GCGTTCGGGTTTCCTCTCGTCGTTTGTCACATTGACGGAAAACCTCAGGTGTTCTTCGGATCGGACAGGTTCGAGCTCATGGCTTACTGCATCG GAGAGAAGTGGCTTGGTCCACAACCTGACAAGCCCACTTCAAATCTGTAA
- the LOC108264329 gene encoding glutathione S-transferase kappa 1 isoform X1: MSRKVIELFYDVVSPYAWLGFEVLCRYRNVWNMELKLRPALLGRVIEATGNKSPAMVPNKAQYMITDLDRLASYMNVPVCQPSHAFEVMFIKGSLPAMRFITAVAEKEKDGDHLLENVSREVWKRIWSTDQDICEPASLSEAGLKAGLSSSEVEELLGLAKSQPVKDKLKQTIQEAINYEAFGLPLIVCHVDGKPQVFFGSDRFELMAHCIGEKWLGPQPFKPTSNL; the protein is encoded by the exons ATGTCAAGGAAAGTGATTGAACTGTTTTACGACGTGGTTTCGCCCTATGCCTGGCTGGGGTTTGAG GTGCTGTGTCGCTACAGAAATGTGTGGAACATGGAGCTCAAATTACGCCCCGCCCTTCTGGGCAGAGTTATAGAGGCAACag gtaACAAGTCACCTGCAATGGTGCCAAATAAAGCTCAGTACATGATAACCGACCTGGACCGGCTGGCGTCTTATATGAACGTCCCTGTGTGTCAACCGTCTCACGCGTTTGAGGTTATGTTTATtaaag GTTCTCTCCCTGCGATGCGCTTTATAACTGCCGtagcagagaaagagaaagatggcGATCACCTTTTAGAGAACGTTTCTAGAGAAGTGTGGAAGCGAATCTGGAGCACGGATCAGGATATCTGTGAGCCAGCGTCTCTCTCCGAG GCAGGACTGAAGGCCGGTTTGTCCTCCAGCGAAGTGGAAGAACTGCTCGGCCTGGCAAAATCTCAGCCAGTCAAAGACAAGCTGAAACAAACTATACAGGAAGCGATCAACTACGAG GCGTTTGGGCTTCCTCTCATAGTCTGTCACGTTGACGGAAAACCTCAGGTGTTCTTCGGATCGGACAGGTTCGAGCTCATGGCTCACTGCATCG GAGAGAAGTGGCTCGGTCCACAACCTTTCAAGCCCACTTCAAATCTGTAA
- the gstk1 gene encoding glutathione S-transferase kappa 1 isoform X2 produces the protein MELKLRPAFLGGIMQASGNKPPAMVPNKGLYMVKDLNRLASYMNIPLRHPSDPFEVMFNKGSLPAMRFITAVAEKEKDGNRLLENVSREVWKRIWSTDQDICEPASLSEAGLKAGLSSSEVEELLGLSKSQPIKDKLKQTTQEAINYEAFGFPLVVCHIDGKPQVFFGSDRFELMAYCIGEKWLGPQPDKPTSNL, from the exons ATGGAGCTCAAATTACGCCCCGCCTTTCTGGGCGGAATCATGCAGGCGTcag gtaACAAACCACCTGCAATGGTGCCAAATAAAGGTCTGTACATGGTGAAGGACTTGAACCGGCTGGCATCTTATATGAACATCCCTCTGCGTCACCCTTCTGACCCGTTTGAGGTCATGTTTAAtaaag GTTCTCTCCCTGCGATGCGCTTTATAACAGCTGtagcagagaaagagaaagatggcAATCGCCTTCTGGAGAACGTTTCTAGAGAAGTGTGGAAGCGAATCTGGAGCACGGATCAAGATATCTGTGAGCCAGCGTCTCTCTCTGAG GCAGGACTGAAGGCCGGTTTGTCCTCCAGCGAAGTGGAAGAACTGCTCGGCCTGTCCAAATCTCAGCCAATCAAAGACAAGTTGAAACAAACCACACAGGAAGCCATCAACTATGAG GCGTTCGGGTTTCCTCTCGTCGTTTGTCACATTGACGGAAAACCTCAGGTGTTCTTCGGATCGGACAGGTTCGAGCTCATGGCTTACTGCATCG GAGAGAAGTGGCTTGGTCCACAACCTGACAAGCCCACTTCAAATCTGTAA
- the LOC108264329 gene encoding glutathione S-transferase kappa 1 isoform X2 produces MELKLRPALLGRVIEATGNKSPAMVPNKAQYMITDLDRLASYMNVPVCQPSHAFEVMFIKGSLPAMRFITAVAEKEKDGDHLLENVSREVWKRIWSTDQDICEPASLSEAGLKAGLSSSEVEELLGLAKSQPVKDKLKQTIQEAINYEAFGLPLIVCHVDGKPQVFFGSDRFELMAHCIGEKWLGPQPFKPTSNL; encoded by the exons ATGGAGCTCAAATTACGCCCCGCCCTTCTGGGCAGAGTTATAGAGGCAACag gtaACAAGTCACCTGCAATGGTGCCAAATAAAGCTCAGTACATGATAACCGACCTGGACCGGCTGGCGTCTTATATGAACGTCCCTGTGTGTCAACCGTCTCACGCGTTTGAGGTTATGTTTATtaaag GTTCTCTCCCTGCGATGCGCTTTATAACTGCCGtagcagagaaagagaaagatggcGATCACCTTTTAGAGAACGTTTCTAGAGAAGTGTGGAAGCGAATCTGGAGCACGGATCAGGATATCTGTGAGCCAGCGTCTCTCTCCGAG GCAGGACTGAAGGCCGGTTTGTCCTCCAGCGAAGTGGAAGAACTGCTCGGCCTGGCAAAATCTCAGCCAGTCAAAGACAAGCTGAAACAAACTATACAGGAAGCGATCAACTACGAG GCGTTTGGGCTTCCTCTCATAGTCTGTCACGTTGACGGAAAACCTCAGGTGTTCTTCGGATCGGACAGGTTCGAGCTCATGGCTCACTGCATCG GAGAGAAGTGGCTCGGTCCACAACCTTTCAAGCCCACTTCAAATCTGTAA